A portion of the Pseudomonas koreensis genome contains these proteins:
- a CDS encoding valine--tRNA ligase, whose product MDKTYQPHAIETSWYKTWESENYFAPQGAGESYTIMIPPPNVTGSLHMGHGFNNAIMDALIRFRRMQGRDTLWQPGTDHAGIATQMLVERQLEAQGQNRHDLGREKFLEKVWEWKDQSGGNISRQIRRLGSSVDWSRERFTMDDGLSEAVKEAFVRLHEDGLIYRGKRLVNWDTKLHTAISDLEVENHEEKGFLWNLKYPLADGVKTAEGDDFLIVATTRPETMLGDSAVAVNPNDERYKALIGKFVELPLVGRRIPIIADDYCDPEFGTGCVKITPAHDFNDYEVGKRHNLPLLNIFDKNANVLPAAQVFNLDGTLNESIDGKIPAEFAGLERFEARKQIVAAFDAAGLLVSVNDHNLKTPKGDRSGTVIEPWLTDQWYVSTKPLAEPAIAAVEDGRIQFVPKQYENMYFSWMRDIQDWCISRQLWWGHRIPAWYDESGKVYVGRDEAEVRAKHNLGPDVALQQDNDVLDTWFSSGLWTFSTLGWPEQTEFLKKFHSTDVLVTGFDIIFFWVARMIMMTMHLMKNEDGTPQVPFKTVYVHGLVRDGQGQKMSKSKGNVLDPLDIIDGIDLETLVQKRTSGLMQPKLAKKIEKATREEFANGIESYGTDALRFTFCSLASTGRDIKFDMGRVEGYRNFCNKIWNAARYVLDKGEDCGQNGEAYELSLADRWIISQLQRTEAEVTRQLDQFRFDLAAQALYEFIWNQYCDWYLELSKPVLWDENAPVERQRGTRRTLVRVLEVALRLAHPFMPFITEEIWQRIAPLAGIQGKTIMLQPWPVANEERIDPAAENDIEWLKELMLGTRNIRGEMNIGPGKPLPIFLKNVSADDQRRLTENEALLKKLARLESITVLAAGEEAPLSATALVGEMEVLVPMAGLIDKGAELARLDKEILRLQGEVQRVGGKLSNAGFVDKAPAEVIEKERAKLAEAEQALGKLAEQHARIASL is encoded by the coding sequence ATGGATAAGACCTACCAGCCGCACGCCATTGAAACTTCCTGGTACAAGACCTGGGAGTCCGAGAACTACTTCGCCCCGCAAGGCGCGGGCGAGTCCTACACCATCATGATCCCGCCGCCGAACGTCACCGGCAGCCTGCACATGGGTCACGGCTTCAACAACGCGATCATGGACGCGTTGATCCGTTTCCGCCGCATGCAAGGTCGCGACACCCTGTGGCAACCGGGCACCGACCACGCCGGTATCGCTACGCAGATGCTGGTGGAGCGCCAACTCGAAGCCCAGGGCCAGAATCGTCACGATCTGGGTCGCGAGAAATTCCTCGAGAAAGTCTGGGAGTGGAAAGATCAGTCCGGCGGCAACATCAGCCGGCAGATCCGTCGCCTCGGCTCGTCCGTCGACTGGAGCCGCGAGCGCTTCACCATGGACGACGGCCTCTCGGAAGCGGTTAAAGAGGCTTTCGTGCGTCTGCATGAAGACGGCCTGATCTACCGCGGCAAGCGCCTGGTCAACTGGGACACCAAACTGCACACGGCGATTTCCGACCTCGAAGTGGAAAACCACGAAGAGAAAGGTTTCCTGTGGAACCTGAAATACCCATTGGCCGACGGCGTAAAAACCGCCGAGGGCGATGATTTCCTGATCGTTGCCACCACCCGTCCGGAAACCATGCTCGGCGACTCCGCCGTCGCGGTTAACCCGAACGACGAGCGCTACAAAGCGCTGATCGGCAAATTCGTCGAGCTGCCCTTGGTTGGCCGCCGCATCCCGATCATCGCCGACGATTATTGCGACCCTGAATTCGGCACCGGCTGCGTGAAAATCACCCCGGCCCACGATTTCAACGACTACGAAGTCGGCAAGCGCCACAACCTGCCGCTGCTGAACATCTTCGACAAGAACGCCAACGTGCTGCCTGCCGCGCAGGTGTTCAACCTTGACGGCACGCTCAACGAAAGCATCGACGGCAAGATTCCGGCCGAGTTCGCTGGCCTGGAGCGTTTCGAAGCGCGCAAACAGATCGTCGCCGCGTTCGACGCTGCCGGCCTGCTGGTGAGCGTCAATGATCACAACCTGAAAACGCCAAAAGGCGACCGCTCCGGCACCGTCATCGAGCCGTGGCTGACTGACCAGTGGTACGTGTCGACCAAGCCTTTGGCCGAGCCGGCGATTGCTGCCGTTGAAGACGGGCGCATCCAGTTCGTGCCCAAGCAGTACGAAAACATGTACTTCTCGTGGATGCGTGACATCCAGGACTGGTGCATCAGCCGTCAGCTGTGGTGGGGCCACCGGATTCCGGCCTGGTACGACGAGTCGGGCAAGGTCTACGTCGGCCGCGACGAAGCCGAAGTGCGTGCCAAGCACAACCTCGGCCCGGACGTTGCGCTGCAACAGGACAACGACGTCCTCGACACCTGGTTCAGCTCCGGCCTGTGGACATTCTCGACCCTGGGCTGGCCTGAGCAGACCGAGTTCCTGAAAAAATTCCACTCCACCGACGTGCTGGTCACCGGTTTCGACATCATCTTCTTCTGGGTTGCCCGGATGATCATGATGACCATGCACCTGATGAAGAACGAAGACGGCACGCCGCAGGTTCCGTTCAAGACTGTGTACGTACACGGTCTGGTGCGCGACGGCCAGGGCCAGAAGATGTCCAAGTCCAAGGGCAATGTCCTGGACCCGCTGGATATCATCGACGGCATCGACCTGGAAACCCTGGTGCAGAAGCGCACCTCGGGCCTGATGCAACCGAAACTGGCGAAGAAGATCGAGAAAGCCACCCGCGAAGAATTCGCCAACGGCATCGAAAGCTATGGCACCGATGCCCTGCGCTTCACTTTCTGCTCGCTGGCGTCCACCGGTCGCGATATCAAGTTCGACATGGGCCGCGTCGAAGGCTATCGCAACTTCTGCAACAAGATCTGGAATGCCGCGCGCTATGTTCTGGACAAGGGCGAAGACTGCGGCCAGAACGGTGAAGCGTACGAGCTGTCACTGGCTGATCGCTGGATCATCTCGCAACTGCAACGCACCGAAGCCGAGGTGACCCGCCAACTGGATCAGTTCCGTTTCGACCTCGCCGCGCAAGCGCTGTACGAGTTCATCTGGAACCAGTACTGCGATTGGTACCTGGAACTGTCCAAGCCCGTGCTGTGGGACGAGAATGCGCCGGTCGAACGTCAGCGTGGCACCCGTCGCACGCTGGTTCGCGTGCTGGAAGTAGCACTGCGTCTGGCGCACCCGTTCATGCCGTTCATCACTGAAGAAATCTGGCAGCGCATCGCGCCGCTGGCCGGTATTCAGGGCAAGACGATCATGCTGCAGCCTTGGCCGGTGGCCAACGAAGAGCGCATCGATCCGGCGGCGGAAAACGACATCGAATGGCTCAAGGAACTGATGCTCGGCACGCGCAACATTCGTGGCGAGATGAACATCGGCCCGGGCAAGCCATTGCCGATTTTCCTGAAGAACGTCAGCGCTGACGACCAGCGCCGCCTGACCGAGAACGAAGCGCTGCTCAAGAAGCTGGCGCGCCTGGAATCGATCACCGTACTCGCCGCTGGCGAAGAAGCACCGCTGTCCGCCACCGCACTGGTCGGCGAGATGGAAGTGCTGGTGCCGATGGCCGGCCTGATCGACAAGGGCGCGGAACTGGCGCGTCTGGACAAGGAAATCCTGCGCCTGCAGGGCGAAGTCCAGCGGGTTGGCGGCAAGCTGTCCAACGCCGGTTTCGTTGACAAGGCCCCGGCCGAAGTCATCGAGAAGGAACGCGCCAAACTGGCCGAGGCCGAACAGGCCCTGGGCAAACTGGCCGAGCAGCATGCGCGGATTGCCAGTCTGTAA
- a CDS encoding DNA polymerase III subunit chi: protein MDTPKPQQKSAHLLDDLESIRQLLGDDNLQPPLLTDTVDDSEQEQIPMLFDSVGNQPAAVEPPPVPTPPAQAVAPIDKGPDALLHLDSELRVAAQLIMQDVIDDFAPHIETEIKRRLDARMERLLSQYE from the coding sequence ATGGACACTCCGAAACCGCAACAGAAATCCGCACACCTGTTGGATGATCTTGAATCGATCCGCCAGTTGCTCGGCGATGACAACCTGCAACCGCCGCTCTTGACCGATACGGTCGATGACAGCGAACAGGAACAGATTCCGATGCTGTTCGATTCCGTCGGCAACCAGCCGGCAGCTGTCGAGCCGCCGCCAGTGCCGACCCCGCCAGCCCAGGCAGTCGCGCCAATCGACAAAGGCCCGGACGCCTTGCTGCATCTGGACAGCGAACTGCGCGTCGCCGCGCAATTGATCATGCAAGACGTGATCGACGATTTCGCCCCGCACATCGAAACCGAAATCAAACGTCGCCTGGATGCGCGGATGGAGCGGCTGCTCAGCCAGTACGAATAA